The following coding sequences lie in one Aspergillus puulaauensis MK2 DNA, chromosome 3, nearly complete sequence genomic window:
- a CDS encoding putative metaphase-anaphase transition protein (Mlo2) (BUSCO:EOG09262E7W;~COG:S;~EggNog:ENOG410PKV7;~InterPro:IPR040204,IPR003126;~PFAM:PF02207;~go_function: GO:0008270 - zinc ion binding [Evidence IEA];~go_function: GO:0061630 - ubiquitin protein ligase activity [Evidence IEA]): MSNDETTGTPAVPQTVHGDVANRRPSISSQDSQTAKEFIASQMRLEADAREVLPYSFDSCTQNLGPLRQSLFACLTCNPPPATPDAPFTAAGVCYSCSIVCHGEHTLVELFNKRNFVCDCGTTRIIESTPCTLRSDPKTGAKGVKLEEPHPGNRYNGNFQNKFCGCGEDYNAYEEKGTMFQCLGLGTSETGGCGEDWWHPECLIGLPRDWYKNSKKNENSENNTSNEQDDDDDDTPLPPRFPSEDDFETFLCYKCVESNPWLKQYAGTPGFLPPVFKDGGFQNDIKQEYVSASEAPPAVSENQPDDNPRKRKAEDDADDKNHNEPASKRPKEETQDTASATTEAKPEPEQQQKRKHESLPLTAPSAAFSLFFKEDFRDQFCRCPDCYPNLAKHPQLREEEDTYEPPLSEDGDGAGSTGTRSIYDRGEAALNNVDRVRAIEGAMVYNHLRDKVKEFLKPFADSGTAVGADDIKAYFEKLRGDEQHIKDAAGKGSTGHGSDDENSNGDGSARQEQSGY, from the exons atgagTAACGACGAGACCACCGGAACTCCTGCAGTCCCTCAGACGGTGCACGGAGATGTTGCGAACCGGCGGCCAAGCATCAGCTCTCAGGATTCGCAGACTGCAAAAGA ATTCATCGCATCCCAGATGCGCCTCGAAGCCGATGCCCGCGAAGTGCTTCCATAT TCATTCGACTCCTGTACACAAAATCTAGGACCGCTACGACAGAGTCTCTTCGCATGCCTTACCTGCAACCCTCCTCCCGCGACCCCGGATGCGCCCTTTACTGCTGCGGGTGTTTGTTATTCCTGCTCCATCGTCTGCCACGGAGAACATACGCTCGTCGAGCTTTTCAACAAAAGGAACTTCGTATGCGACTGTGGAACGACCCGAATTATCGAGTCTACGCCGTGCACGCTCCGAAGCGATCCGAAGACCGGCGCAAAAGGCGTGAAGTTAGAAGAACCGCACCCTGGAAACCGGTATAACGGAAACTTTCAGAACAAGTTTTGCGGCTGTGGTGAAGATTATAATGCATACGAGGAGAAGGGAACGATGTTCCAATGTCTAGGCTTAGGGACAAGTGAGACTGGCGGCTGTGGTGAAGACTGGTGGCACCCGGAGTGCCTTATAGGTCTTCCACGGGACTGGTACAAGAATTCGAAGAAGAATGAAAATTCAGAGAACAACACCTCCAATGAAcaagacgatgacgatgatgacacGCCGCTACCTCCACGATTCCCTAGCGAAGATGATTTCGAGACCTTCCTTTGCTACAAGTGTGTCGAGTCGAACCCTTGGTTGAAGCAGTATGCCGGCACACCAGGATTCCTACCCCCTGTCTTCAAAGATGGCGGATTCCAGAATGATATAAAACAAGAGTATGTATCTGCCTCAGAAGCTCCACCGGCCGTTTCAGAGAACCAGCCCGACGACAACCCTAGGAAGCGCAAAGCGGAagacgacgccgacgacAAAAACCATAACGAGCCAGCTTCCAAGCGACCCAAAGAAGAAACCCAGGATACGGCCTCTGCAACTACTGAAGCCAAACCAGAACCCGAACAACAGCAGAAGCGGAAACACGAGTCACTCCCCCTAACCGCCCCGTCAGCTGCTTTCTCCCTTTTCTTCAAAGAAGACTTCCGTGACCAATTCTGCCGGTGTCCCGACTGCTATCCCAATCTAGCCAAGCACCCTCAActccgcgaagaagaggatacTTACGAACCTCCTCTCtccgaagatggagacggtgCTGGGAGCACAGGTACCAGAAGTATCTATGACCGCGGCGAAGCAGCTCTCAACAACGTAGATCGCGTCCGGGCCATCGAAGGTGCAATGGTCTACAACCATCTCCGAGACAAGGTTAAAGAATTCCTGAAACCTTTTGCAGATAGCGGCACAGCTGTTGGCGCGGACGATATCAAGGCCTATTTTGAGAAATTACGAGGCGATGAACAGCATATCAAAGATGCCGCTGGGAAGGGCTCTACAGGTCatggcagtgatgatgagaataGTAATGGGGACGGGAGTGCAAGACAAGAGCAAAGTG GCTACTGA
- a CDS encoding uncharacterized protein (COG:S;~EggNog:ENOG410Q26F;~SECRETED:SignalP(1-17)), whose translation MKFTLTTLVLFLAGASAAPAATTTPNPYPYSIDQITLYHLIESNTWDLTISLTKRDPYGAALESTSCHSAWVDGATYVAREVCQDPNYAFWLPNAAPDPEQGWDVVVDGPAGQAEGAIEYGPKYSCGPYNGDIGNIYTECATRNGGWFFLHERETV comes from the exons ATGAAGTTTACTCTCACTactctcgtcctcttcctcgccggcgcCTCAGCGGCGCCTGCTGCCACGACCACCCCAAACCCTTACCCCTACAGCATCGACCAAATCACCCTCTACCACCTCATCGAAAGCAACACCTGGGACCTCACTATTTCCCTAACAAAACGGGACCCCTACGGCGCCGCACTTGAGTCCACCTCCTGCCACAGCGCCTG GGTTGACGGTGCTACCTATGTCGCTCGCGAAGTCTGCCAGGACCCGAACTACGCCTTCTGGCTGCCCAATGCCGCGCCTGATCCCGAACAGGGCTGGGAtgtcgttgttgatggaCCGGCGGGGCAGGCTGAGGGCGCTATTGAATATGGACCTAAGTACAGCTGCGGTCCGTATAATGGTGATATTGGGAACATTTATACCGAGTGTGCGACGAGGAACGGCGGGTGGTTCTTTCTTCATGAGAGGGAAACTGTTTAA
- the ssn3 gene encoding cyclin-dependent serine/threonine protein kinase SSN3 (COG:K;~EggNog:ENOG410PGXB;~InterPro:IPR000719,IPR011009,IPR008271;~PFAM:PF07714,PF00069;~go_function: GO:0004672 - protein kinase activity [Evidence IEA];~go_function: GO:0005524 - ATP binding [Evidence IEA];~go_process: GO:0006468 - protein phosphorylation [Evidence IEA]), translated as MSLTNPPSSDPLTATSRPAAAAVSQNLSLKRSLQQTAVEENINSRRQPGIGYTSKVRVRDRYHIVGFISSGTYGRVYKALGKNGQKGEFAIKKFKPDKEGEIIQYTGLSQSAIREMALCSELDHANVVQLAEIILEDKCIFMVFEYTEHDLLQIIHHHTQPQRHPIPAAMVRSILFQLLNGLLYLHTNWVLHRDLKPANILVTSGGAIRIGDLGLARLFYKPLNSLFSGDKVVVTIWYRAPELLMGSRHYTPAVDLWAVGCIFAELLSLRPIFKGEEAKMDSKKTVPFQRNQMMKIIDIMGIPHKDNWPGIVSMPEYSQLQSLTMSRAPNHISRTSNLQSWYQNCLKNGGYSAASSVGTPGDDGFDLLSRLLDYDPTRRITAAEALEHPYFTNGGPIPANCFEGSEGKYPHRRVTQDDNDIRTGSLPGTKRSGLPDDSLMGRASKRLKE; from the exons ATGAGTCTGACGAACCCGCCTTCATCTGATCCCTTAACTGCAACCTCCAGGCCCGCAGCGGCCGCCGTCAGCCAGAATCTGTCTCTAAAAAGGAGTCTGCAGCAGACTGCTGTCGAGG AAAACATCAATTCCAGGAGACAACCTGGGATTGGATATACCAGCAAGGTTCGCGTACGGGACAGGTACCACATTGTCGGTTTCATCAGCAGTGGCACCTATGGCCGAGTGTACAAAGCCCTTGGTAAAAATGGCCAGAAAGGCGAATTCGCCATTAAAAA GTTCAAGCCAGACAAGGAAGGCGAAATAATCCAGTATACAGGGCTTTCGCAGTCTGCAATCCGCGAGATGGCCCTGTGTTCCGAACTCGATCATGCTAACGTAGTTCAATTGGCCGAGATCATTTTGGAAGACAAATGCATCTTCATGGTTTTCGAGTATACTGAGCATGACTTGCTCCAGATTATTCATCACCATACCCAACCGCAAAGGCACCCAATTCCAGCGGCCATGGTGAGATCGATTCTTTTTCAGCTACTCAACGGGTTACTATATCTCCATACGAATTGGGTTCTACACCGAGATTTGAAACCAGCAAACATCCTTGTAACATCTGGCGGTGCTATTCGCATCGGGGATTTAGGGCTCGCGCGACTGTTCTACAAGCCTCTAAATTCGCTATTCTCTGGTGATAAGGTCGTCGTTACCATCTGGTACCGTGCCCCAGAGCTTCTCATGGGCAGCCGACACTATACCCCTGCCGTGGATCTATGGGCCGTCGGATGCATATTTGCTGAATTGCTCTCCCTCCGCCCGATATTTAAAGGAGAGGAAGCCAAGATGGACAGCAAGAAGACGGTTCCGTTCCAGCGCAACCAAATGATGAAAatcattgatatcatggGCATACCACACAAAGATAACTGGCCGGGAATTGTATCAATGCCTGAATACTCCCAGCTCCAGTCTCTGACCATGTCTCGCGCTCCGAACCATATCAGCAGGACCTCGAATCTGCAAAGCTGGTATCAGAACTGCTTGAAGAATGGTGGTTATTCTGCCGCGTCTAGTGTCGGCACACCCGGTGATGACGGCTTTGATCTACTTTCGCGGTTACTCGACTATGACCCAACCAGACGAATCACAGCAGCTGAAGCCCTGGAGCATCCTTATTTTACAAATGGAGGCCCAATCCCGGCGAACTGTTTCGAAGGATCTGAAGGCAAATATCCCCACCGACGTGTTACCCAGGACGACAACGATATTAGGACCGGAAGCCTTCCGGGAACCAAGCGGAGTGGTTTACCAGATGATAGCCTGATGGGCCGGGCTTCGAAGCGGTTAAAGGAATAA
- a CDS encoding putative MFS glucose transporter (COG:G;~EggNog:ENOG410PFZ3;~InterPro:IPR005829,IPR005828,IPR003663,IPR036259, IPR020846;~PFAM:PF00083,PF07690;~TransMembrane:12 (i9-29o65-83i95-119o125-142i154-176o182-203i282-306o312-335i347-368o374-397i409-429o441-458i);~go_component: GO:0016020 - membrane [Evidence IEA];~go_component: GO:0016021 - integral component of membrane [Evidence IEA];~go_function: GO:0022857 - transmembrane transporter activity [Evidence IEA];~go_process: GO:0055085 - transmembrane transport [Evidence IEA]), whose translation MAQPRVTPYLIYLVFITTLGPLQFGYHLAELNAPQAVITCERKNIHSSSLISDGLPQCIPMSPSQFGLVSSIYTLGGLMGALLAGPVSTKHGRLLALRATTFFFIAGPVAETLAFNIPILSFGRLLSGVGSGAAIVAGPIYISEIAPPSAKGLFGAFTQVMTNVGILFTQTLGYFLSEGSMWRTILAVAGVIGALELLGLAFVPESPAWLVDHQKHDLARRVLQRIRGRDADIHGEIEGSTRSEEDAGEEQSLLIPPSSNLPPKQPPVTMARVFMDPDYRPAIIAVVGIMVAQQFTGINSIIMYSVSLLQSILPTTAALLSVLISAINLVMTLACSPLPDKIGRKSCLLYSISGMGCNSILLAMGIYFNVKALSAIAVLLFVASFAVGLGPVPFIMASELVGPEAVGATQSWALAANWISTFVVAQFFPMLNDALGGRGKIYWLFAAMAGLFAGFIYWRVPETKDKRSVDEVWGREDQRRRD comes from the exons ATGGCTCAACCAAGGGTCACTCCATATCTCATCTACCTGGTGTTTATCACCACGTTAGGTCCACTTCAGTTCGGTTATCACCTA GCTGAGCTCAATGCGCCTCAAGCTGTCATCACCTGCGAAAGGAAAAACATCCATTCCTCATCCCTCATATCCGACGGGCTACCGCAATGTATCCCCATGAGCCCGTCTCAGTTCGGCTTGGTTTCGTCGATTTACACCCTTGGGGGTCTTATGGGAGCTCTGCTGGCAGGGCCGGTGTCAACAAAACATGGACGTCTATTAGCACTACGAGCCACAAcctttttcttcatcgccggTCCAGTGGCTGAAACACTTGCATTTAACATTCCAATACTGAGCTTTGGTAGACTTTTGTCCGGCGTTGGCTCGGGAGCAGCTATTGTTGCTGGTCCCATCTACATCTCCGAGATCGCCCCGCCTAGCGCTAAGGGCCTTTTTGGTGCATTCACGCAGGTCATGACTAATGTCGGCATCCTCTTCACACAGACACTTGGTTATTTCTTGAGCGAGGGGAGTATGTGGAGGACCATACTCGCTGTTGCAGGGGTTATCGGAGCTCTTGAACTTCTTGGCCTCGCCTTTGTTCCGGAGAGCCCAGCCTGGCTCGTCGACCATCAAAAGCACGATCTAGCTAGGCGGGTCCTACAGCGGATACGCGGCAGGGACGCAGATATCCATGGCGAAATAGAAGGCTCCACGAGGTCCGAGGAGGACGCCGGAGAAGAGCAGTCGCTTCTCATTCCTCCCTCGAGCAACCTACCCCCCAAGCAGCCTCCAGTGACGATGGCACGAGTGTTCATGGATCCTGACTACCGTCCCGCTATTATCGCCGTTGTTGGGATCATGGTAGCACAACAGTTCACAGGAATCAACAGTATCATCATGTACAGTGTCTCGCTATTGCAGAGCATTCTGCCAACAACCGCAGCCTTACTTTCTGTCCTGATATCCGCCATAAACCTCGTCATGACTCTCGCTTGCTCACCACTACCCGACAAGATTGGTCGGAAGTCATGCCTTTTGTACAGTATCAGCGGCATGGGTTGTAATTCTATCCTACTAGCTATGGGGATTTATTTCAATGTGAAAGCCCTGTCTGCAATCGCCGTCTTACTTTTTGTCGCTTCATTTGCGGTTGGTTTGGGGCCAGTGCCGTTTATTATGGCCTCCGAGTTGGTCGGACCAGAAGCTGTTGGGGCCACGCAGAGTTGGGCATTGGCGGCTAACTGGATCTCAACGTTTGTTGTGGCACAGTTTTTCCCAATGTTAAACGACGCATTAGGTGGTCGGGGTAAAATCTACTGGCTATTCGCTGCAATGGCGGGTCTTTTCGCGGGGTTTATTTACTGGAGAGTCCCTGAAACC